One window of the Populus nigra chromosome 4, ddPopNigr1.1, whole genome shotgun sequence genome contains the following:
- the LOC133692350 gene encoding GATA transcription factor 24-like isoform X2 → MAAANPQPLQARPYKDHRTRAPIQIEDDDDGEYGDVDGMDDMEEEAAVAQVNSGVSVAEHNHGAAGGGGGGVAIASRTSELTLSFEGEVYVFPAVTPEKVQAVLLLLGGRDIPTAVPTIEVQYDQNNRGVGDTPKRSNLSRRIASLVRFREKRKERCFDKKIRYTVRKEVAQRMHRKNGQFASIKENPGDSSWDSGQSCLQDGTPLSETVVRRCKHCGVSENNTPAMRRGPAGPRTLCNACGLMWANKGTLRDLSKGGRNLPVDQIEPETLIEVKPSIVEGEFSGNQDEHGTAKDLSKAVSEGFNNHSINPDEFLPFLASAILQWMEAVFFFPHLWLSNDMICFYSVLFSVYICFWKFIKHPNQFSKKLLKILQILCQWELSILPEMMMSRNHWLSLPILQIQNLTFLLILIRR, encoded by the exons ATGGCGGCGGCGAATCCACAGCCCCTACAGGCGCGTCCGTACAAGGACCACAGAACGCGAGCTCCAATACAGATCGAGGACGATGACGACGGAGAGTACGGAGACGTTGATGGTATGGATGACATGGAAGAGGAAGCAGCAGTAGCGCAAGTGAATTCAGGCGTGAGTGTGGCAGAGCACAACCACGGAgctgctggtggtggtggtggtggtgtggcTATAGCTTCGAGGACTAGTGAACTCACTCTCTCTTTTGAAGGAGAAGTTTACGTTTTCCCTGCTGTTACCCCTGAAAAG GTGCAAGCAGTGCTCTTGCTTCTGGGAGGACGAGATATACCTACTGCGGTACCTACTATTGAAGTGCAATATGATCAAAATAATAGG GGAGTGGGTGACACCCCAAAGCGCTCAAATCTTTCACGAAGAATAGCCTCTCTTGTTAGGTTCcgtgaaaaaagaaaggagagatgTTTTGACAAGAAAATAAGATACACTGTGCGAAAAGAGGTTGCACAGAG AATGCACCGCAAGAATGGGCAGTTTGCATCCATAAAAGAAAATCCAGGGGATTCAAGTTGGGACTCTGGTCAGAGTTGCCTTCAGGATGGCACCCCTCTTTCAGAAACTGT TGTCCGGAGATGTAAGCACTGTGGTGTTAGTGAAAATAATACTCCAGCAATGCGTCGTGGGCCAGCTGGACCTAGGACTTTATGTAATGCTTGTGGACTAATGTGGGCAAATAAG GGAACATTGAGGGATCTCAGTAAAGGAGGAAGGAATCTTCCAGTGGACCAAATAGAACCT GAAACACTGATCGAAGTCAAGCCTTCCATCGTTGAAGGGGAATTCTCTGGTAACCAGGATGAGCAT GGAACTGCTAAAGATCTTTCTAAGGCAGTTAGCGAAGGATTCAACAACCATTCTATCAATCCAGATGAG TTCCTGCCTTTTCTGGCTTCAGCAATTTTACAATGGATggaagcagtttttttttttccccatctgTGGCTAAGCAAtgacatgatttgtttttactCTGTTCTTTTTTCTGTGTACATATGTTTCTGGAAATTTATCAAACACCCAAATCA GTTTTCCAAGAAGCTACTGAAGATATTACAAATACTTTGCCAATGGGAGTTATCCATTCTTCCGGAGATGATGATGAGCAG GAACCACTGGTTGAGCTTGCCAATCCTTCAGATACAGAACTTGACATTCCTGCTAATTTTGATTAGAAGGTGA
- the LOC133692350 gene encoding GATA transcription factor 24-like isoform X1 gives MAAANPQPLQARPYKDHRTRAPIQIEDDDDGEYGDVDGMDDMEEEAAVAQVNSGVSVAEHNHGAAGGGGGGVAIASRTSELTLSFEGEVYVFPAVTPEKVQAVLLLLGGRDIPTAVPTIEVQYDQNNRGVGDTPKRSNLSRRIASLVRFREKRKERCFDKKIRYTVRKEVAQRMHRKNGQFASIKENPGDSSWDSGQSCLQDGTPLSETVVRRCKHCGVSENNTPAMRRGPAGPRTLCNACGLMWANKGTLRDLSKGGRNLPVDQIEPETLIEVKPSIVEGEFSGNQDEHGTAKDLSKAVSEGFNNHSINPDEFLPFLASAILQWMEAVFFFPHLWLSNDMICFYSVLFSVYICFWKFIKHPNQFSKKLLKILQILCQWELSILPEMMMSSFGICRNHWLSLPILQIQNLTFLLILIRR, from the exons ATGGCGGCGGCGAATCCACAGCCCCTACAGGCGCGTCCGTACAAGGACCACAGAACGCGAGCTCCAATACAGATCGAGGACGATGACGACGGAGAGTACGGAGACGTTGATGGTATGGATGACATGGAAGAGGAAGCAGCAGTAGCGCAAGTGAATTCAGGCGTGAGTGTGGCAGAGCACAACCACGGAgctgctggtggtggtggtggtggtgtggcTATAGCTTCGAGGACTAGTGAACTCACTCTCTCTTTTGAAGGAGAAGTTTACGTTTTCCCTGCTGTTACCCCTGAAAAG GTGCAAGCAGTGCTCTTGCTTCTGGGAGGACGAGATATACCTACTGCGGTACCTACTATTGAAGTGCAATATGATCAAAATAATAGG GGAGTGGGTGACACCCCAAAGCGCTCAAATCTTTCACGAAGAATAGCCTCTCTTGTTAGGTTCcgtgaaaaaagaaaggagagatgTTTTGACAAGAAAATAAGATACACTGTGCGAAAAGAGGTTGCACAGAG AATGCACCGCAAGAATGGGCAGTTTGCATCCATAAAAGAAAATCCAGGGGATTCAAGTTGGGACTCTGGTCAGAGTTGCCTTCAGGATGGCACCCCTCTTTCAGAAACTGT TGTCCGGAGATGTAAGCACTGTGGTGTTAGTGAAAATAATACTCCAGCAATGCGTCGTGGGCCAGCTGGACCTAGGACTTTATGTAATGCTTGTGGACTAATGTGGGCAAATAAG GGAACATTGAGGGATCTCAGTAAAGGAGGAAGGAATCTTCCAGTGGACCAAATAGAACCT GAAACACTGATCGAAGTCAAGCCTTCCATCGTTGAAGGGGAATTCTCTGGTAACCAGGATGAGCAT GGAACTGCTAAAGATCTTTCTAAGGCAGTTAGCGAAGGATTCAACAACCATTCTATCAATCCAGATGAG TTCCTGCCTTTTCTGGCTTCAGCAATTTTACAATGGATggaagcagtttttttttttccccatctgTGGCTAAGCAAtgacatgatttgtttttactCTGTTCTTTTTTCTGTGTACATATGTTTCTGGAAATTTATCAAACACCCAAATCA GTTTTCCAAGAAGCTACTGAAGATATTACAAATACTTTGCCAATGGGAGTTATCCATTCTTCCGGAGATGATGATGAGCAG TTTTGGGATTTGCAGGAACCACTGGTTGAGCTTGCCAATCCTTCAGATACAGAACTTGACATTCCTGCTAATTTTGATTAGAAGGTGA
- the LOC133692350 gene encoding GATA transcription factor 24-like isoform X3 codes for MAAANPQPLQARPYKDHRTRAPIQIEDDDDGEYGDVDGMDDMEEEAAVAQVNSGVSVAEHNHGAAGGGGGGVAIASRTSELTLSFEGEVYVFPAVTPEKVQAVLLLLGGRDIPTAVPTIEVQYDQNNRGVGDTPKRSNLSRRIASLVRFREKRKERCFDKKIRYTVRKEVAQRMHRKNGQFASIKENPGDSSWDSGQSCLQDGTPLSETVVRRCKHCGVSENNTPAMRRGPAGPRTLCNACGLMWANKGTLRDLSKGGRNLPVDQIEPETLIEVKPSIVEGEFSGNQDEHGTAKDLSKAVSEGFNNHSINPDEVFQEATEDITNTLPMGVIHSSGDDDEQFWDLQEPLVELANPSDTELDIPANFD; via the exons ATGGCGGCGGCGAATCCACAGCCCCTACAGGCGCGTCCGTACAAGGACCACAGAACGCGAGCTCCAATACAGATCGAGGACGATGACGACGGAGAGTACGGAGACGTTGATGGTATGGATGACATGGAAGAGGAAGCAGCAGTAGCGCAAGTGAATTCAGGCGTGAGTGTGGCAGAGCACAACCACGGAgctgctggtggtggtggtggtggtgtggcTATAGCTTCGAGGACTAGTGAACTCACTCTCTCTTTTGAAGGAGAAGTTTACGTTTTCCCTGCTGTTACCCCTGAAAAG GTGCAAGCAGTGCTCTTGCTTCTGGGAGGACGAGATATACCTACTGCGGTACCTACTATTGAAGTGCAATATGATCAAAATAATAGG GGAGTGGGTGACACCCCAAAGCGCTCAAATCTTTCACGAAGAATAGCCTCTCTTGTTAGGTTCcgtgaaaaaagaaaggagagatgTTTTGACAAGAAAATAAGATACACTGTGCGAAAAGAGGTTGCACAGAG AATGCACCGCAAGAATGGGCAGTTTGCATCCATAAAAGAAAATCCAGGGGATTCAAGTTGGGACTCTGGTCAGAGTTGCCTTCAGGATGGCACCCCTCTTTCAGAAACTGT TGTCCGGAGATGTAAGCACTGTGGTGTTAGTGAAAATAATACTCCAGCAATGCGTCGTGGGCCAGCTGGACCTAGGACTTTATGTAATGCTTGTGGACTAATGTGGGCAAATAAG GGAACATTGAGGGATCTCAGTAAAGGAGGAAGGAATCTTCCAGTGGACCAAATAGAACCT GAAACACTGATCGAAGTCAAGCCTTCCATCGTTGAAGGGGAATTCTCTGGTAACCAGGATGAGCAT GGAACTGCTAAAGATCTTTCTAAGGCAGTTAGCGAAGGATTCAACAACCATTCTATCAATCCAGATGAG GTTTTCCAAGAAGCTACTGAAGATATTACAAATACTTTGCCAATGGGAGTTATCCATTCTTCCGGAGATGATGATGAGCAG TTTTGGGATTTGCAGGAACCACTGGTTGAGCTTGCCAATCCTTCAGATACAGAACTTGACATTCCTGCTAATTTTGATTAG
- the LOC133692350 gene encoding GATA transcription factor 24-like isoform X4 yields the protein MAAANPQPLQARPYKDHRTRAPIQIEDDDDGEYGDVDGMDDMEEEAAVAQVNSGVSVAEHNHGAAGGGGGGVAIASRTSELTLSFEGEVYVFPAVTPEKVQAVLLLLGGRDIPTAVPTIEVQYDQNNRGVGDTPKRSNLSRRIASLVRFREKRKERCFDKKIRYTVRKEVAQRMHRKNGQFASIKENPGDSSWDSGQSCLQDGTPLSETVVRRCKHCGVSENNTPAMRRGPAGPRTLCNACGLMWANKGTLRDLSKGGRNLPVDQIEPETLIEVKPSIVEGEFSGNQDEHGTAKDLSKAVSEGFNNHSINPDEVFQEATEDITNTLPMGVIHSSGDDDEQEPLVELANPSDTELDIPANFD from the exons ATGGCGGCGGCGAATCCACAGCCCCTACAGGCGCGTCCGTACAAGGACCACAGAACGCGAGCTCCAATACAGATCGAGGACGATGACGACGGAGAGTACGGAGACGTTGATGGTATGGATGACATGGAAGAGGAAGCAGCAGTAGCGCAAGTGAATTCAGGCGTGAGTGTGGCAGAGCACAACCACGGAgctgctggtggtggtggtggtggtgtggcTATAGCTTCGAGGACTAGTGAACTCACTCTCTCTTTTGAAGGAGAAGTTTACGTTTTCCCTGCTGTTACCCCTGAAAAG GTGCAAGCAGTGCTCTTGCTTCTGGGAGGACGAGATATACCTACTGCGGTACCTACTATTGAAGTGCAATATGATCAAAATAATAGG GGAGTGGGTGACACCCCAAAGCGCTCAAATCTTTCACGAAGAATAGCCTCTCTTGTTAGGTTCcgtgaaaaaagaaaggagagatgTTTTGACAAGAAAATAAGATACACTGTGCGAAAAGAGGTTGCACAGAG AATGCACCGCAAGAATGGGCAGTTTGCATCCATAAAAGAAAATCCAGGGGATTCAAGTTGGGACTCTGGTCAGAGTTGCCTTCAGGATGGCACCCCTCTTTCAGAAACTGT TGTCCGGAGATGTAAGCACTGTGGTGTTAGTGAAAATAATACTCCAGCAATGCGTCGTGGGCCAGCTGGACCTAGGACTTTATGTAATGCTTGTGGACTAATGTGGGCAAATAAG GGAACATTGAGGGATCTCAGTAAAGGAGGAAGGAATCTTCCAGTGGACCAAATAGAACCT GAAACACTGATCGAAGTCAAGCCTTCCATCGTTGAAGGGGAATTCTCTGGTAACCAGGATGAGCAT GGAACTGCTAAAGATCTTTCTAAGGCAGTTAGCGAAGGATTCAACAACCATTCTATCAATCCAGATGAG GTTTTCCAAGAAGCTACTGAAGATATTACAAATACTTTGCCAATGGGAGTTATCCATTCTTCCGGAGATGATGATGAGCAG GAACCACTGGTTGAGCTTGCCAATCCTTCAGATACAGAACTTGACATTCCTGCTAATTTTGATTAG